A window of the Miscanthus floridulus cultivar M001 chromosome 14, ASM1932011v1, whole genome shotgun sequence genome harbors these coding sequences:
- the LOC136505015 gene encoding uncharacterized protein, which produces MKIQKANAGILTNFEVLDFLRTRGAKVDPMGCLGAVAASECKVYEYLLKTPACNQTRESIYEFVKRSEGFMLAEADKLNVINWRPSSAADAYAMIEECGKRFSRDDRGEACDEDKRVQEFLDMVKEVLPPPPPKAEAEAEAMQE; this is translated from the exons ATGAAGAT ACAGAAAGCAAATGCAGGGATCCTTACCAACTTTGAAGTTCTTGACTTCTTGCGAACAAGAGGTGCCAAAGTTGACCCTATGGGATGCTTGGGGGCTGTTGCTGCATCAGAGTGTAAG GTGTATGAGTACCTCTTAAAAACCCCTGCTTGCAACCAGACAAGGGAATCAATTTATGAATTTGTGAAGAGAAGTGAGGGTTTCATGCTTGCAGAGGCTGATAAGCTAAATGTCATCAACTGGAGACCATCCTCAGCTGCCGATGCTTATGCG ATGATAGAAGAATGTGGGAAACGATTTTCCAGGGACGACCGAGGAGAAGCCTGTGACGAAGACAAGCGGGTCCAGGAGTTTTTGGATATGGTGAAGGAGGTTTTGCCGCCACCCCCACCtaaggcagaggcagaggcagaggcgaTGCAGGAGTGA